In Henriciella litoralis, the genomic window TTCTCGGGGAAGACTTCGACATGAAGCATTTCACGCCGACGTATCGCCCCTGGCGCCAGCGTATCGCCTTCGTGCCCGATGGCGACATCTTCCAGGGCATCGCCAGCGGCAAGGCCAGCGTCGTCACCGATCATATCGACCGCTTCGTTCCTGAGGGCATAAAGCTGAAATCCGGAGAGATTCTCGAAGCCGACATGATCATCACGGCGACCGGCTTTCATCTCAAATTCCTTGGCAACATTCCCTTTGTTGTCGACGGCGAACCGGTGAACTTCAATGATCGCCTCACCTGGCGCGGCATGATGATCGAAGACGTCCCGAACATGCTGTTCGTCTTCGGCTATTTCCGCGCCAGCTGGACCCTCCGGGTGGACCTGCTCGGCGACTTCGTCATCCGTCTGTTCGAGCATATGGACGAGATCGGCGCCGCCGAAATCCGTCCGCATGTCCCGGCGGGTGTTCGCTCGCTGGAGCGGATGAGCTGGATGGACACAGACGACTTCAATCCGGGCTATCTACAGCGCGGTCAGCATCTCATGCCGAAACGCGTAGACCATCCGGACTGGCAACACACCCAGGACTATTGGCACGAAAAGGACGCCCTGCCCGCGCTTGAACTCGATAGCGAAGCCTTGGTCTATCAGGACGCCAAAGGTGAACGCGTTGGACACGAAGCCGCAGACGCAGCCTGACGAGTTGCCTCTTGCGGCCGTCCATGGGACAGCTTCGATATGTTGACTGTCATCGCATCTGTTCTGGGCTTTCTCGGTGTCGCGCTGGGCGCATTTGGCGCGCATGGCATGTCGGGCCGTTTCACGCCTGAAAGCCGCGGCTGGTGGGAAACCGCAACGCTGTATCTGCTCGTCCATGCTGTGGCCGTCTTCGCCGCCAGCCTTTCAGGGCGAACAGGCCTCTTCTCGACGGGTGGATGGATCATGGCGATCGGCGCGCTCATCTTTTCCGGCACGCTCTACGCGATGGCACTCGGCGCGCCACGCTGGTTTGGCGCGATTACGCCGATTGGCGGCGTTGGTCTGCTGATCGGCTGGGCCCTATTTGCCGTGGTCGCCATGAAGGGGGATTAATTCGCTCCAAGAAAGCCAAAAAAGTTGAGATTTTTCCCTCTACGGTTTATTTTTGACCACCTTGGGGAGATATTGAGATGCCAAAAATTACCGGATACCGTTTGGTCAAGGAAGAGTACGAGTACGAGCTCTCTCTTGATCTTGACGATCAGGCCATCATGGAAGACCAGCTCTCCATAGATGTCATTGCTCGTCGGCGCCATATCAAAGAGGCAGAGTGGATTGAGGTAAAGGTAACTCTCAAATTCGAATTTCCCAAACCAATCGTTCGGGTTTTCGT contains:
- a CDS encoding DUF423 domain-containing protein, with protein sequence MLTVIASVLGFLGVALGAFGAHGMSGRFTPESRGWWETATLYLLVHAVAVFAASLSGRTGLFSTGGWIMAIGALIFSGTLYAMALGAPRWFGAITPIGGVGLLIGWALFAVVAMKGD